One Bythopirellula goksoeyrii genomic window, GCTTGACCACGCGCTGCACTTGGTGAACTAGCCGGGTTCGAAGAAGTTGGAGACAAAACGTAGGGTCGTAACGATTATGCGGAGTACTGATGGCCTTTCGATGTATGACCTCTCTCTCTACGTTTCAGCAAATAACGCAAGCTGTGTATAATTGGGGTCTATATAGGCTCGTTTCCAAAATGCGACTGCATTTTGCTTATCCCCAAAAATAGTCATGCGTGCTGTCTACTAACTTCTCCCGATCTTTGTAGATTCAATTTGAAGACGATGAATCGAAAGCAAACAATACTTGGAATTGCTATCATTCTCGCGGCGACTTGCGTAATCTACTATCCTTCGCTGCACGGTGAATTCATCCTCGATGACGACGACTACATCACAGAAAATGAATTCATCAAGGCTTCGGATGGGCTCTCCAGTTTCTGGTTTAGCACAGAGCCGGTCGACTACTACCCGATCAGCAATTCCTCGCTCTGGTTTCAATGGCGACTGTGGGGGGATACGCCAACGGGATACCATGTTGTCAACCTGGGCCTGCATATTGTTTCGGTTTTACTCCTGTGGAGAGTGCTGATCAGGCTATCAGTACCCTGGGCCTATTTTGCAGCCCTGCTGTTTGCCGTGCATCCTGTAAATGTTGAGACCGCTGCCTGGATTTCCCAGCACAAAGGGCTCTTGGCTCTGGTGTTTATGCTACTCTCGATACTTTGCTTCCTCAGAACCATTCCTCCGGAGCCCTCTGATCGGCTTGTGTTTTTCAGACAAGGCACAGGGCTTTGGTATGCGCTGGCCATTTTCTTCTTCGTGTTGGCATCGTTCAGCAAAGGCTCCGCAGTCATATTGCCCGCACTATTGGTGCTACTCACTTGGTGGAAACGCAAGATTTCGTACTGGGACCTAGCCGCTACCGTCCCGTTCTTTGTTATTGGGGCCATTGCCACTAAAATACATACTTGGTTTCAGTTGCAAAGTCCCGAGATTGCCCTATTACCCGAAAGCAATTTACAGAGGCTCCTTTGTGCGGGCACAACGGTTTGGTTTTACTTGTACAAAGCACTGTGGCCCCTGAAATTGCAGTTCGTCTATTCACGCTGGGAAATTGACGAGTCGCAACTGATGTGGTGGATACCGCTTATCGCGTGTGTTGCCACAACGTTCATGCTGTGGTGGTATCGCAATCGTTGGGCACGTGTTTGGTGGGTTGCTTGGTGTTGGTTTGGTATCGCTCTAGTCCCCGTGATGAGCTTTGCCGACATTGGCTACATGCGATTTTCGCTGGTAGCAGATCACTACCAGCACATCGCTATCATTTCGGTTGTTGCACTAGTGGCTGGGTATTGGCATGGGGCTTACCAATTATTGCCTCGGATCGCCATGCCCGCGGCATGCGTGATTGTGCTTGCGCTGAGTTTCCTAAGCTGGAAACAAGCTTCGCTCTATGAAACTGCAGAAGCTCTGTATTCGCATACCTTGGCAGCGAATCCCGGCTGCTGGCTTGCCCATAACAACCTTGGCGTTGCTTTGGCAGAGCATGGCGAGTTGGAAGAAGCGATTGAGCATCACCAACAAGCCATTCGCATCGAGCCCGAGAACCCACGGGGACACAACAACCTTGGAGTGACTCTCCGGCAGATGGACCGAGTAGAAGAAGCACTTGTGCACTATAAAATTGCGTTGGAGTATCGGCCTGACTATGCGAATGCCCATGTCAACATGGGAGTCGCGTTACGCAAACTAGGACGCACCGAAGAAGCTGTTGAGCATTACAAGCTGGCGGTTAAACTGCTGCCGAACTCAGCCGCGGCCCACTTTAATTTAGCGAACGCATTACGAGAGCTGGAACAACTTCAGTTGGCAGCTGAACATTATCGACTGGCGATCTCACTCGACGAAACCAACGCTTATGCACACTGTAGCTTGGGAGATATCCTCGCTGAAACTGGCCAGTTGCAGGAAGCGAAGCAGCATCTTAAGCGATCTATAGAACTCAAGCCCGATTACGCCATCGCACTCAACTCCTTGTCGTGGCTCTATGCAACGGCTGAGAATTCCAGCTCAGACGAAACTGCGAATGCGATCAAATTGGCGGAGAAAGCAGTCGCCTTATCAGAGGGTAAGATACCAACCATTCTAGATACATTGGCGACAGCCTATTATGCAGCAAACATGACTACAGAAGCTCTCGCGACTCAAGAACGCGCGATTGCCTCTGCACGCGAAAGTGGTGCTGAATCAATTGTTTTGGAATTCGAAGAAAAGTACGAGCGCTGGCTGAAGGCAGCTAATCGTATCGAGGAGACCCACCCATGAATTCTTCTCAAGCTCCGTTGCCACCGGAAGAAGATAGGCTCTACCTTTCTGTTGTAGCCCCCTGCTACAACGAAGAAAGCGTTATCGAGGAATTGTACAAACGAGTTACATCCCTATGTCAAAAGCATGGCTATAGCTACGAAATTGTGCTCGTGAACGATGGTTCACTAGACTCCACTTGGGAGATACATCAGCAGCTCTGTGCAAATGATCCAGAGCATATGGTGGCTGTCAATCTTTCTCGCAATTTCGGCCACCAGCTGGCACTTTCGGCCGGGCTGAGTGTTTGCCGAGGTGAACGCATCTTGATCATCGATGCGGATCTTCAAGACCCGCCCGAGCTTTTGCCAGATATGCTCAGAAAGATGGATGAAGGTGCAGAAGTTGTCTACGGTGTTCGTCGTACCAGGTACGGCGATTCGTTTCTCAAGCGAACTGCCTGCACGGTTTTTTATCGTTGTCTTCTATTGCTATCAGACTACCCGATCCCGCTCGATTCGGGAGACTTTCGTTTGATCAACCGAAGAGTGCTTGATGCGTTGAATTCCATGCCTGAACGGCATCGGTTTCTGCGGGGTATGATCAGTTGGATTGGATACAATCAGGTACCCATCCACTATGATCGTGACAGTCGTTTTGCGGGAGAGACAAAATACCCGCTCAGACGACTGATCGCACTCGCGATCGACGGGATTACTACATTTTCAGTGAAGCCGTTACGCCTGTCATTTATTTCAGGACTAGGAGCGTTGTTGTTTTCACTGTTGCTGTTTATCTATGCGATTATCTCGTGGTACTTTTTCCCGGACGCACCACGTGGCTGGGCAAGTCTTATGGTGGTTGTCTCTATGCTGGGGGGGATGCAGCTCTTTGTGCTTGGCATCCTCGGTGAGTATCTGGGACGCGTCTACGAACAATCTAAAAGTCGCCCCTTGTTTCTTATCGAGTCGATAAAGCGGGACTCAATGCAATAGCTGTGTATAGTAGGGCGATAAGGATATCGTGTTTGCTGATAGAAGTAGAGTTACAGCGACTAACGGAATGCGAGTAAATGTTTCAACCAGCATAATAGTGTGCGTTTCGCTAACCACATCTTCTTGCTGAGCCGCTGATAAGTCAAGCTGCCTGTTTTCCACTCAGGAGTTAAGCAATGGCGAAACAACAGCGAGATCCGGCGAAGGAAGCACTTTGGCGGAAGAGACTTCATCGGTTTGCAGCGAGCGGCCTGAGCGTGCGCGTGTCCTGCAAGTCACGGCCCTGGTGCAACCTCAGGAGATGCGAGAGTCCATCAAGTATGTGCAGTTGGATAGACCGACTTGGCCTCGCTCCTTAGAGGCCGCTGGCTTCTAATGTCTGTCCTCCCTTGCGTACTTTAGAGCAGTAGAATCCCAGCCCGCGGTGTCAAAATCGCCGCCTTTCTGTCACAGTCCGTCCCGGAAAGTGTCCAAGTGGATGGTGCGAGCTGCCTTCGCGTAGAATGACCCAATCCAATGCCCGATGAGGACGATTATGCACAATCCCTTCGTAGAAGCTACAGATCATGATACTGAAGATGTTGAGTTAGTGCGTCAGGCCAAGAACGGCGATCGTGACTCTCTTGAAAGGCTGATATTGCGGCATCAAGCTTGGATCTACAATA contains:
- a CDS encoding tetratricopeptide repeat protein, giving the protein MNRKQTILGIAIILAATCVIYYPSLHGEFILDDDDYITENEFIKASDGLSSFWFSTEPVDYYPISNSSLWFQWRLWGDTPTGYHVVNLGLHIVSVLLLWRVLIRLSVPWAYFAALLFAVHPVNVETAAWISQHKGLLALVFMLLSILCFLRTIPPEPSDRLVFFRQGTGLWYALAIFFFVLASFSKGSAVILPALLVLLTWWKRKISYWDLAATVPFFVIGAIATKIHTWFQLQSPEIALLPESNLQRLLCAGTTVWFYLYKALWPLKLQFVYSRWEIDESQLMWWIPLIACVATTFMLWWYRNRWARVWWVAWCWFGIALVPVMSFADIGYMRFSLVADHYQHIAIISVVALVAGYWHGAYQLLPRIAMPAACVIVLALSFLSWKQASLYETAEALYSHTLAANPGCWLAHNNLGVALAEHGELEEAIEHHQQAIRIEPENPRGHNNLGVTLRQMDRVEEALVHYKIALEYRPDYANAHVNMGVALRKLGRTEEAVEHYKLAVKLLPNSAAAHFNLANALRELEQLQLAAEHYRLAISLDETNAYAHCSLGDILAETGQLQEAKQHLKRSIELKPDYAIALNSLSWLYATAENSSSDETANAIKLAEKAVALSEGKIPTILDTLATAYYAANMTTEALATQERAIASARESGAESIVLEFEEKYERWLKAANRIEETHP
- a CDS encoding glycosyltransferase family 2 protein, whose amino-acid sequence is MNSSQAPLPPEEDRLYLSVVAPCYNEESVIEELYKRVTSLCQKHGYSYEIVLVNDGSLDSTWEIHQQLCANDPEHMVAVNLSRNFGHQLALSAGLSVCRGERILIIDADLQDPPELLPDMLRKMDEGAEVVYGVRRTRYGDSFLKRTACTVFYRCLLLLSDYPIPLDSGDFRLINRRVLDALNSMPERHRFLRGMISWIGYNQVPIHYDRDSRFAGETKYPLRRLIALAIDGITTFSVKPLRLSFISGLGALLFSLLLFIYAIISWYFFPDAPRGWASLMVVVSMLGGMQLFVLGILGEYLGRVYEQSKSRPLFLIESIKRDSMQ